The following DNA comes from Streptomyces sp. Ag109_O5-10.
GCCGGTCTGCTCGCCACGGACGCCTCCGGCCGGGTGGACGCGGTCGAGGCGTACCGGACCGGGGCCTCGGAGATCCGGGGCGTCCTGTCCTACCGGCCGCCGGGCGCGACCGGCTCCGAGTGGTACGTCGGGCACCTTCCCGGCGCCATGGACGGGCACGGCAGCCTGTGGCGGCAGGACACGAAGGGTGCGGACGGAACCCGCTGCGGCTCGGACGCCTCGCACCGCTGCTGGGGCGAGCGCACCGGTTCGCTCTCCTACGCGCCCGACACGGGCGAGGTGTGGTCGGTCACGGACCGCATGCTGTTCTCGGTCCCGCTGCGCTCGATCGACGCGTCACTCGGATAACGGCCGTCGACACGTCCGGGGCCGGGATGATTGCCTGGCCCCCATGAGCAGCATCGTCGTGACCACCTGGTCCCTGGAGCAGACCTCCCCCGCCGACCTCCTGCCCGCCGCCGCCCCCGACGGCGACGCGGTCCGGATCGTCCGCGCCGAGGTGCCCTCCCCCGAGTTCAGCCGCTTCCTGTACGCCTCGGTCGGCGGCGACATCCGCTGGACCGACCGGCTGGGCTGGAGCCACGCCCGCTGGCGGCAGCACCTGTCACGGCCGGGCGTGGAGACCTGGGTCGCATACGACCGGGGCACCCCGGCGGGCTACGTGGAACTCGAACCGCAGGACGACGGCGTGGTGGAGATCGTCTACTTCGGGCTGGTCCCGGCCTTCCGGGGCCGCCGCATCGGCGGTCACCTGCTCTCGTACGGCGCCGCGCGCGCCTGGGACCTGGCGGAGCGGTGGGAGGGGCTGCCGCCGACGAAGCGGGTGTGGCTGCACACGTGCAGCCTGGACGGCGAGCACGCGATGGCGAACTATCAGCGGCGGGGGTTCCGGCTCTTCGACACGAAGGCCGAGGAGGAACCGGACGTCCCGACGCCCGGACCGTGGCCCGGGGCGTACACCCCCGCGCGGGACGGGGCGTGACCCACAGCACTCCGTCTCACTATTCAGAATAGATCGGTCCGAATCGCGGACAATGGTGGACTGGCCGGAGATCCGCGTGACACGCTTCCGTCATGTCTGGAACTGGAATTGCCTTGGTGAGTCGGCGGCACGTCGACCTCGGCCGCATGTCCAGCGCCATCTGTCCGGCGGGCTGAGAGCACAGCACCGCCGCGTCTCCCTGTCCAGACCCTCCTTGCGCAGTGCCGCGCAGACATGCTTCCGCGCGCCCGCAAGCGCAGGTCAGAGCCGCTTCCCCGCCGTCTGAAGGACGTATATCGCCATGGCCGCCACCCCGCAGAACCCCGCCTCCGCGCCCCGCCGCAAGGTGAGCCGTCACCGCGGCGAGGGTCAGTGGGCCATGGGGCACTTCACCCCGCTCAACGGCAACGAGCAGTTCAAGAAGGACGACGACGGTCTCAATGTGCGGACACGCATTGAGACGATCTACTCCAAGCGCGGCTTCGACTCGATCGACCCCAACGACCTGCGCGGACGGATGCGCTGGTGGGGCCTGTACACGCAGCGCAAGCCCGGCATCGACGGCGGCAAGACCGCCATCCTGGAGCCGGAGGAGCTGGACGACAAGTACTTCATGCTGCGGGTGCGGATCGACGGCGGCCGGCTGACCACGCGGCAGCTGCGGGTGATCGGCGAGATCTCGCAGGAGTTCGCCCGGGGCAGCGCGGACGTCACCGACCGGCAGAACATCCAGCTGCACTGGATCCGCATCGAGGACGTGCCGGAGATCTGGAACCGCCTGGAAGCGGTCGGGCTGTCCACCACCGAGGCGTGCGGCGACACCCCGCGCGTCGTCATCGGCTCGCCGGTGGCCGGCATCGCCGAGGACGAGATCATCGACGGCAGCTGGGCGATCGACGAGATCAACAAGCGGTACATCGGCAGCAAGGAGTTCTCCAACCTGCCGCGCAAGTTCAAGTCCGCGATCTCCGGCTCGCCGCTCCTTGACGTGGTGCACGAGATCAACGACATCGCGTTCGTCGGCGTCGAGCACCCCGAGCACGGCCCCGGCTTCGACCTGTGGGTCGGCGGCGGCCTGTCCACCAACCCGAAGATCGGCGTCCGGCTCGGCGCCTGGGTGCCGCTGGCGGAGGTCCCGGACGTCTGGGCGGGCGTCATCGGCATCTTCCGGGACTACGGCTACCGGCGGCTGCGCACCCGCGCCCGGCTGAAGTTCCTGGTCGCCGACTGGGGCGCGGAGAAGTTCCGCCAGGTGCTGGAGGACGAGTACCTCAAGCGCTCCCTCGTCGACGGACCGGCGCCCGCCGAGCCCGTGTCGCGCTGGCGGGACCACGTCGGTGTGCACCGCCAGCAGGACGGCAACTTCTACGTCGGATTCGCCCCGCGGGTCGGCCGGGTGGACGGCGCCACCCTGGCGAAGATCGCGGACCTCGCCGAGGCGCACGGCTCGGGCCGGGTGCGGACCACCGTCGAGCAGAAGATGATCGTCCTCGACGTCGCCGAGGACCAGGTCGAGTCGCTGGTCGAGGCCCTGGAGGCGCTGGACCTGACCGCCCGGCCGTCCTCGTTCCGGCGCGGCACCATGGCCTGCACCGGCATCGAGTACTGCAAGCTCGCGATCGTCGAGACCAAGCAGCGCGGCAGCTCGCTCATCGACGAGCTGGAGCGCCGCCTGCCGGACTTCGACGAGCCGCTCACCATCAACCTCAACGGCTGCCCGAACGCCTGCGCCCGTATCCAGGTCGCGGACATCGGTCTCAAGGGCCAGCTGGTCCTGAACGACCGGGGCGAGCAGGTCGAGGGGTTCCAGGTGCACCTGGGCGGCGCGCTCGGCCTGGAGCCCGGGTTCGGCCGCAAGGTCCGCGGTCTCAAGGTGACCTCGGAGGAACTGCCGGACTACGTCGAGCGGGTGCTCAGGCGCTTCCAGGCGGAGCGCGCGGACGGCGAGCGGTTCGCCGCCTGGGCGGCCCGCGCCAGTGAGGAGGCCCTCTCATGAGTGAGCGGGCCGCCCCGTTCTACTGCCCCTACTGCGGCGACGAGGATCTGCGTCCCAGTGAGGAGGGCCACGGCGCCTGGGAATGCGCGGCCTGCAACCGCGCATTCCAGCTGAAGTTCCTGGGACTGCTCGCCCGGGGGCTGAAGCACTCCGAAGCTGGAGGGGAACAGATATGACCACGGCTCAGGAAGAGCGAACGACCGACGATCTGAAGGCGCTGGCCGAGCAGGCCGGCCGTGACCTCGAGGACGCCTCCGCCCTGGAGATCCTCCAGTGGGCGGTGGACACCTTCGGCAAGGGCTTCTGCGTGACCTCCTCCATGGAGGACGCCGTGGTGGCCCACCTGGCCTCTCGCGTCCGGAAGGGCGTGGACGTCGTCTTCCTCGACACCGGCTACCACTTCCCGGAGACCATCGGCACCCGGGACGCGGTCGAGGCGGTGATGGACGTCAACGTCATCACCCTCACCCCGCGCCAGACGGTCGCCGAGCAGGACGCCGAGTACGGCCCGAAGCTGCACGACCGCGACCCCGACCTGTGCTGCCGGCTGCGCAAGGTGCTGCCACTGGAGCGAGGTCTGGAGAACTACACCGCCTGGGCGACCGGACTGCGCCGCGACGAGTCGGAGACCCGGGCGAACACCCCGGTCGTCGGCTGGGACGAGAAGCGGCAGAAGGTCAAGATCTCCCCCATCGCCCGCTGGACCCAGGACGACGTGGACGCCTACGTCGCCGAACACGGCGTACTGACCAACCCCTTGCTGATGGACGGCTACACCTCCGTCGGCTGCGCCCCCTGCACCCGCCGGGTCCTCGAGGGCGAGGACGCGCGGGCCGGGCGCTGGGCCGGGCGGGCCAAGACCGAGTGCGGACTGCACGGATGACGACCACCGGGCCCTCCGCGACGCAGGCGACCCACCGGACGCTCCATCAGACGACCCGATCGACGAACCAGGAGAACGACGTGACGACCGGAGCCACCGTCTGGCTCACGGGTCTGCCGAGCGCCGGCAAGACCACCATCGCGTACGAGCTGGCCGGCCGGCTGCGCGAGGAGGGCCATCTCGTCGAGGTACTCGACGGCGACGAGATCCGCGAGTTCATCTCGGCGGGCCTCGGTTTCAGCCGCGAGGACCGGCACACCAACGTGCAGCGCATCGGCTTCGTCGCCGAACTGCTGGCCCGCAACGGCGTCAAGGCGCTCGTCCCGGTGATCGCCCCGTACACCGACAGCCGCGACGCGGTCCGCAAGCGGCACGCGGAGAACGGCACCGCGTACGTCGAGGTGCACGTGGCGACCCCGGTCGAGGTGTGCTCCGTACGCGACGTGAAGGGCCTGTACGCCAAGCAGGCCGCGGGCGAGCTGACCGGGCTGACCGGCGTCGACGACCCGTACGAGGAGCCCGAGACGCCCGATCTGCGGATCGAGTCGCAGCACCAGAGCGTCCAGGAGTCCGCGGCGTCCGTGTACGCCCTGCTGAGCGGGAAGGGACTGGCATGACGACGACCGTGGCGGCGCACGGGGAGGGCACGGGCACCCCGTACACCCTGTCCCACCTGGACGCGCTGGAGTCCGAGGCGGTCCACATCTTCCGCGAGGTCGCCGGCGAGTTCGAACGGCCGGTGATCCTCTTCTCCGGCGGCAAGGACTCCATCGTCATGCTCCACCTCGCCCTGAAGGCGTTCGCCCCCGCCGCGATCCCCTTCTCCCTGCTGCACGTGGACACCGGCCACAACTTCCCCGAGGTCCTCGAATACCGCGACCGCGTGGTGGCCGCCCATGGGCTGCGCCTCCACGTGGCCTCCGTACAGGACTACATCGACCGCGGTGTGCTGCGCGAACGCCCCGACGGCACCCGCAACCCGCTGCAGACCGTGCCCCTCACCGAGAAGATCCAGAGCGAGAGGTTCGACGCCGTCTTCGGCGGCGGCCGCCGCGACGAGGAGAAGGCACGCGCCAAGGAACGCGTCTTCTCCCTGCGCGACGAGTTCTCCCAGTGGGACCCGCGCCGCCAGCGCCCCGAACTGTGGAACCTCTACAACGGCCGCCACGCCCCCGGCGAACACGTCCGCGTCTTCCCCCTCTCCAACTGGACCGAACTCGACGTCTGGCAGTACATCGCCCGCGAGGACATCGAGCTTCCCCAGATCTACTTCGCCCACGAGCGCGAGGTGTTCATGCGGGGCGGGATGTGGCTGACCGGCGGTGACTGGGGCGGCCCGAAGGACGGCGAGACGGTCGAGAAGCGGCAGGTGCGCTACCGGACCGTGGGAGACATGTCCTGCACCGGCGCGGTCGACTCCGACGCCGACGACATCGAGAAGGTGATCGCCGAGATCGCCGCCTCCCGGCTCACCGAGCGCGGCGCCACCCGTGCCGACGACAAGCTCTCCGAGGCCGCGATGGAAGACCGCAAGCGCGAGGGGTACTTCTAAGCATGACCACCACGACCAGCACCGCGGACCTCGGCCTCGCCGAGACCACCCTGCTGCGGTTCGCGACCGCGGGCTCCGTCGACGACGGCAAGTCCACCCTCGTCGGACGGCTGCTGCACGACTCCAAGTCGATCCTCACCGACCAGCTGGAGGCCGTCGAGCGCGCGTCCGTCTCGCGCGGCCAGGACGCCCCGGACCTCGCCCTGCTGACCGACGGCCTGCGCGCCGAGCGCGAGCAGGGCATCACCATCGACGTCGCCTACCGCTACTTCGCCACCCCGAAGCGCCGGTTCATCCTCGCCGACACCCCCGGCCACGTGCAGTACACCCGCAACATGGTCACCGGCGCCTCCACCGCCGAGCTGACCGTGGTCCTGGTCGACGCCCGCAACGGGGTCGTCGAGCAGACCCGGCGGCACGCCGCGATCGCCGCCCTGCTGCGCGTCCCGCACGTCGTCCTCGCCGTCAACAAGATGGACCTGGTCGACTACCAGGAGCCGGTCTTCGCGGGGATCGCCGAGGAGTTCACGGCGTACGCGACCGAGCTGGGCGTCCCCGAGGTCACCGCGATCCCGATCTCGGCGCTCGTCGGCGACAACGTCGTGGAGCCGTCCGCGCACATGGACTGGTACGGCGGCCCGACCGTCCTGGAGCACCTGGAGACCGTCCCGGTCGCCCACGACCTGAGCCACTGCCACGCACGCCTGCCGGTGCAGTACGTGATCCGCCCGCAGACCGCCGAGCACCCGGACTACCGGGGCTACGCCGGTCAGATCGCGGCCGGCACCTTCCACGTCGGCGAGGAGGTCACGGTCCTGCCGTCCGGCCGTACCACGACGATCTCCGGCATCGACCTGCTCGGCGAGCCGGTCGACGCGGCCTGGACCACCCAGTCGGTGACCCTCCTGCTCGCCGACGACATCGACGTCTCGCGCGGCGACCTGATCGTCCCGACGAAGGACGCCCCGGCGACCACCCAGGACGTCGAGGCGACCGTCTGCCACGTCGCCGACCAGCCGCTGACCGTCGGCCACCGGGTGCTGCTCAAGCACGGCACCCGCACCGTCAAGGCGGTCGTCAAGGACATCCCGTCCCGCCTCACGCTCGACGACCTGTCCCTGCACCCGCACCCGGGACAGCTCGTCGCCAACGACATCGGCCGGGTGAAGATCCGTACCGCCGAGCCGCTGCCGGTCGACTCCTACGCCGACTCGCGCCGCACCGGCTCGTTCATCCTGATCGACCCCGCCGACGGCACCACGCTCACCGCGGGCATGGTCGGCGAGTCGTTCGCCTCCCCCGAGCCGGTCAAGGACGAGTCCGAAGACGACGGCTGGGACTTCTGACATGACGATGACCGACGTCTACTCGACGTTCGCGAAGGAGGGCGGCCGCGTCGGCAGCGGCGACCTCGGGAGCGGGCAGGGCGGGGTGGCGCGATGTGCGTCCTGACGTACGCGCACTGCCTGCGCGCCCCGTCCCCCCACCCGACGTCCCGGATGCGACGAAGACCTGCCGACCTCCCGGCCACGACCTGAAAGACCGTGACCAGCCGGGCCAACGAGAGGAAAGCCTCCCGTGCCTGCCAACCGCTCAACGCTCCTTCGCCGCGGCATAGCCGCGCTCGCCGCACTCCCCCTGCTCACGCTCGCCGCCTGCGGGTACGGGTCGAACTCCGACAAGAGCGACACCACCAAGGTCGCCGCCGGGGCCAAGAAGATCGACGGTCTCGACACCGTCAAGATCGGCTACTTCGGCAACCTGACCCACGCGACCGCCCTGGTCGGCAACCAGAAGGGCTTCTTCCAGAAGGAGCTCGGCGCCACCAAGGCCAAGTACGCCATCTTCAACGCGGGCCCGTCCGAGATCGAGGCGCTCAACTCGGGCTCCATCGACATCGGCTGGATCGGCCCCTCCCCGGCGATCAACGGCTACACCAAGTCCAACGGCACCGACCTGAAGATCATCGGCGGATCGGCATCCGGCGGCGTGAAGCTGGTCGTCGACCCGAAGAAGATCAAGTCGCTGGCGGACGTCAAGGGCAAGAAGATCGCGACGCCTCAGCTGGGCAACACGCAGGACGTGGCGTTCCTCAACTGGATCGCGGACCAGGGCTGGAAGGTCGACGCGCAGAGCGGCAAGGGTGACGTCACGGTCGTCCGCACCGACAACAAGATCACCCCGGACGCCTTCAAGGCCGGTTCCGTCGACGGTGCCTGGGTGCCGGAGCCGACCGCGTCCAAGCTGGTCGCCGAGGGCGGCAAGGTACTGCTCGACGAGTCCACGCTGTGGCCCGACAAGAAGTTCGTGATCACGAACATCATCGTGTCGCAGAAGTTCCTCAAGGAGCACCCGAAGGTCGTCGAAGCGGTCCTCAAGGGCTCGGTCGAGACCAACAAGTGGATCAACGCCAACCCGGACGCGGCGAAGGCCTCGGCGAACAAGCAGCTGGCGGCCGACTCCGGCAAGGCGCTGCCCGACAACGTCCTCAACTCGGCCTGGTCGTCCATCAAGTTCACCGACGACCCGCTGGCCTCCACCCTCAACACCGAGGCCCAGCACGCCGTCAAGGCCGGTCTGCTCACCGACCCGCTGCTCAAGAACATCTACGACCTGACGATCCTCAACAAGGTGCTGAAGGCCGACGGCCAGAGCCCGGTCGACGCCGCCGGTCTCGGCAGCAGCTGACGCCGGTCCCGACGAGATCCCAGGAGGTGACGACCATGGCCACGACCACGACACTCGCCAAGGCCGACGAGTCGGTCGAGTACGCGGCACGCCTTGAGCATGTCTCGAAGTCCTTCGCGACTCCGGGCGGGCAGCAGCTCGTCCTGGACGACATCACCCTCGATGTCGCGCCGGGCGAGTTCGTCACCCTCCTGGGGGCCTCGGGCTGCGGCAAGTCCACGCTGCTGAACCTGGTGGCGGGGCTCGACCAGCCCACCGCGGGCGCCATCACGACGGACGGGCGGCCCGCCCTGATGTTCCAGGAGCACGCCCTCTTCCCGTGGCTGACCGCGGGCAAGAACATCGAACTCGCCCTGAAACTCAGGGGGGTTCCCAAGAACGACCGCCGGGGCAAGGCCGAGGAACTGCTCGAACTGGTCCGGCTGAAGGGCGCGTACGACAAGCGCGTCCACGAGCTGTCCGGCGGCATGCGCCAGCGGGCGGCCCTGGCCCGTTCGCTCGCCCAGGAGAGCCGGCTGCTGCTGATGGACGAGCCGTTCTCGGCCCTGGACGCCATCACCCGGGACGTGCTGCACGACGAGCTGACCCGGATCTGGGAGGAGACCGGCCTGTCCGTCCTGTTCGTCACGCACAACGTGCGCGAGGCGGTGCGGCTCGCCCAGCGGGTGATCCTGCTGTCGTCCCGGCCGGGCCGGATAGCCCGTGAGTGGGAGGTCGGCATCCCGCAGCCGCGCCGCATCGAGGACGCGCCGGTGGCCGAACTGTCCCTCGAGATCACCGATGTACTGCGTGGGGAGATCCGCCGCCATGGCCAGCACTGAGACGACGCCGGCCAAGGACGCCGGAAGTGTCGAGGCCGGCCTCGACGCCCTGGAGACGGCGGCCACCAGCCGCCCGACCCTCCGCCAGACCTTCACCGGCACGATCCTGCCGCCGGTCATCGCGCTCGCCGTGGTCCTCGTGGTCTGGACGCTGCTCGTCCCGGTCGTCGACGACCCGTCCAAGCTGCCCTCGCCCACGGCGGTGGGCGACGCGTTCAAGGACGCCTGGCTCAAGGGCGACCTGCTCGGCTACATCTGGACCAGTGTCAGCCGCGGCCTGCTCGGCTTCCTCTTCGCGCTGCTCATCGGCACCCCGCTGGGGCTGCTGGTGGCACGGGTGAGGTTCGTGCGGGCGGCGATCGGCCCGATCCTGTCCGGCCTCCAGTCGCTGCCGTCGGTGGCGTGGGTGCCGCCGGCCGTGATCTGGCTGGGCCTGAACAACTCGATGATGTACGCCGTGATCCTGCTCGGCGCGGTGCCCTCCATCGCCAACGGCCTGGTGTCCGGCGTGGACCAGGTGCCGCCGCTGTTCCTGCGGGCCGGGCGCACCATGGGCGCGACGGGCGCCAAGGGCATCTGGCACGTCGTGCTGCCGGCCGCCATGCCCGGCTACGTGGCGGGCCTGAAGCAGGGCTGGGCGTTCTCCTGGCGCTCGCTGATGGCCGCGGAGATCATCGCGAGCTTCCCCGACCTCGGCGTGGGCCTCGGCCAGCTGCTGGAGAACGCGCGCACCGCCAGCGACATGGCCATGGTGTTCGAGGCGATCATCCTGATCCTGTTCGTCGGCATCGCGATCGACCTGCTGATCTTCAGTCCGCTGGAGCGGTGGGTGCTGCGCAGCCGCGGCCTGCTGGTGAAGAGCTGAGGTCCATGCGTACGAAGCCCGTTCTCCTCGTCATCGCCCACGGCAGCCGCGATCCCCGGCACGCCGCGACCGTCCACGCCCTGGTGCGCCGGGTACGGTCGCTGCGGCCCGGGCTGCGCGTGGAGACGGGCTTCCTGGACTTCACCATCCCGTCCGTGCACGGGGTGCTGGAGTCCCTGGCGGCGGAGGGCGTCCGGGACGTCGTCGCCCTCCCCCTGCTGCTGACCCGCGCCTTCCACGCGAAGGCCGACATCCCGGCGGTACTGCGGGACGCGCCGCCCCGGCTGCGGATCCGGCAGGCGGAGGTGCTGGGCCCTTCGCCGCTGCTCCTGTCGGCCCTGGAACGGCGGCTTTACGAGGCCGGGCTGACCCCCGCCGACAGGTCCTCGACCGGGGTCGTGCTGGCCTCGGCGGGGTCCAGCGACCCGGAGGCGATCGCCGTGATCGCACGTCTCGCGCGGGACTGGCAGCGCACCGGCTGGTGCGCCGTGCGGCCCGCGTTCGCCTCCGCCTCCCTCCCCCGCACCGAGGACGCGGTACCCGAACTCCGCGAGCTGGGCTGCGCCCGGGTCGCGGTGGCCCCGTACGTCCTCGCCCCCGGCTTCCTGCCGGACCGCATCGCCCGGGGCGCGGCGGAGGCGGACGTGCTGGCCGAGGTGCTCGGCCCGGCGCCCGAGGTGGCGCGGGTGCTCCTCGAGCGGTACGACGCGGCGCGCACCCCGGCCCTGGCGGCGGTCGGGGCCTGAGCGCTGACCGAAGGCCCGGTGTTCGCGGTCCGGCGCTCCCCTGTCCGTCGGACCGCGAACAGGCCGGCCCGCGGCGGGCTCTCGCGAGCGTCGCGCGGTGGCCGGCGCACTTACTTCTGCGCCGTGTCCGGCGAACATGTCACACCAGGGCCCTTACCGGTCCGGATTCTCGACGGCCGGACCCTGTCAAAGAGTTGACCGCGCGGGTGCGGCCTCCTCGGCGAGGCGGGCGAGTTCCCCCAACGGCATCGAGCCTGGCACCCGGCGCTCGCGCGCGAAGGCGTTGGCGAGGTGCTGCAGCAGGTCGTTGAGCGGCGTCGGAACGCCGTGCAGGCGGCCCAGCAGCCCGATCTCGCCGTTGAGGTAGTCCGCCTCGATGGTGCCGGTGCCGCGGCTGAGGGACTGCCAGGAGGAACCGCCGCCGCGCGGGGCACCGGGCAGCGGGACCAGGTCCACCTTGTGGCCGCGCAGCGCCTTCTGCTCCGCGACGCTCGCGTACGCGATACCGGCGGCGTCGAGCACCCTCTCGCCCTCGGCCCGCACCCGCTGGAACAGGGTCACGGCCGCGTCGTCGGCGAGGGGCCCGGCGACCGCCTCCAGGGCGTTGCCGAGGTTGGAGAGCAGCTTGGCGTACTGCCAGCGCGCCACGTCGGGCACGACCGGTGCCTCGAAGTGGGACGTCTCCAGGTCGGCGGCGACCAGCCGGGCGGTCGCGTCGGTGCCGTGCGGGTGGCGGCCGAGGTGCAGCATGCCGGTGAGGGGGGCGCCGCCCGCGGAGACGACACCGGGTTCGACGAAGGTCGACGGCAGCCAGACGCAGACGCCGTAGACGTGCCGGAAGACGCGCAGAGCCAGGCGCTGGCCCTCCACGCCGTTCTGGGCGCAGAACAGCGGCAGCCGCTGCGCCGCCGTGCCACCGCCCGCGACCGGCGCCGGCCCCCAGGCCTGGAGGGCGGTCACGGTGTCCTGTGTCTTGACGGCGAGGACGAGGACGTCGTCCGCGCGCAACTCGCCCAGTTCCCCGGGCCCGGTGACGGCCTGGAGCCGGTAGGTGTACTCGCCGTCCGGCACCGTCAGCCGCAGCCCGGCGTCCCGCAGCGCCGCGTGGTGCGCGCCCCGTGCCACCAGGACGACCTCGTGTCCCGCGCCGGCCAGCCGCCCGCCGACCGCGCCGCCGACGGCCCCCGCTCCGATGATGATGTAGCGCATGGGAGGAGCCTCGCACAGCCGTCGCCCGGCCCCCGGGGCAGGGGCGCGGTGCCGGGCGGTCATGCTCCCGGGGCCGTCAGCTCCACCAGTTTGACCACCGTGTTCCAGTTCCGGGTGGTGGCGGTCAGCCCCTTGTGGATCCGGGGCCGGGACAGCGCCTCGGCGAGCTTGGAGCGGCCGAGGCCGTCCGGGGCGTACAGGTACAGGGCGCGGTCGCCCAGGCGGAACTCCTCGGGGAGGTGGGCGGCCGGGTCGATGTCCGCGTAGCGCTCCGCGGTGACCGGCGCGGAGAGGTACGTGACGTGCAGCTGCCTGGCCGCCAGTTCGGCGGCCGGGAACGGGCAGGCCGCCTCGACGGCCTTCAGGTAGGCGTGGTCGCGGACGAGCACGTCGACGGCGAAGCCGAACCGCTCCTCGACCGCCCCGGCGAGCTCGGCCGCCAGGGAGTCGGCGTCCGTGTCGGCGGTGGTGAAGACGGCCTGTCCGCTCTGCAGGTAGGTCTGGACGGAGTCGTACCCCAGTCCGCTCATCAGTGTGCGCAGTTCGGCCATCGGGAGCTTCTTGCTGCCGCCCACGTTGATCCCGCGCAGCAGCGCCGCATACCTCGTCATTCGAACACCTTAGAACGGCCGTCGTGCCCCGTGGGGGTTGGCACGACGGCCGTGCCGGCATGCCGGGCTGCCCGAAACTCTGGCCGATCGGACCGGCCCGGATCAACTCCTACACGCACCTGTGACTTGTTCAACAAGGTTTCGTCATCACAAAGAGGATCACCGTCGTCGGAAGGGGCGTCCCTGATCATCACCCCCGAGATGGGTGGATAGATGTAAGGGCCCGACATCCTCCTCGGCGACGAGGGACAGCCGCCGTACTTCACCGGGCAGCACGAGGAGTCGGTCTTATCGGCCCCATACCTTCGAATCGAACGAAGGAAGTCGTGAAGAGA
Coding sequences within:
- a CDS encoding GNAT family N-acetyltransferase, which translates into the protein MSSIVVTTWSLEQTSPADLLPAAAPDGDAVRIVRAEVPSPEFSRFLYASVGGDIRWTDRLGWSHARWRQHLSRPGVETWVAYDRGTPAGYVELEPQDDGVVEIVYFGLVPAFRGRRIGGHLLSYGAARAWDLAERWEGLPPTKRVWLHTCSLDGEHAMANYQRRGFRLFDTKAEEEPDVPTPGPWPGAYTPARDGA
- a CDS encoding putative leader peptide, giving the protein MSGTGIALVSRRHVDLGRMSSAICPAG
- a CDS encoding nitrite/sulfite reductase, coding for MAATPQNPASAPRRKVSRHRGEGQWAMGHFTPLNGNEQFKKDDDGLNVRTRIETIYSKRGFDSIDPNDLRGRMRWWGLYTQRKPGIDGGKTAILEPEELDDKYFMLRVRIDGGRLTTRQLRVIGEISQEFARGSADVTDRQNIQLHWIRIEDVPEIWNRLEAVGLSTTEACGDTPRVVIGSPVAGIAEDEIIDGSWAIDEINKRYIGSKEFSNLPRKFKSAISGSPLLDVVHEINDIAFVGVEHPEHGPGFDLWVGGGLSTNPKIGVRLGAWVPLAEVPDVWAGVIGIFRDYGYRRLRTRARLKFLVADWGAEKFRQVLEDEYLKRSLVDGPAPAEPVSRWRDHVGVHRQQDGNFYVGFAPRVGRVDGATLAKIADLAEAHGSGRVRTTVEQKMIVLDVAEDQVESLVEALEALDLTARPSSFRRGTMACTGIEYCKLAIVETKQRGSSLIDELERRLPDFDEPLTINLNGCPNACARIQVADIGLKGQLVLNDRGEQVEGFQVHLGGALGLEPGFGRKVRGLKVTSEELPDYVERVLRRFQAERADGERFAAWAARASEEALS
- a CDS encoding phosphoadenylyl-sulfate reductase; its protein translation is MTTAQEERTTDDLKALAEQAGRDLEDASALEILQWAVDTFGKGFCVTSSMEDAVVAHLASRVRKGVDVVFLDTGYHFPETIGTRDAVEAVMDVNVITLTPRQTVAEQDAEYGPKLHDRDPDLCCRLRKVLPLERGLENYTAWATGLRRDESETRANTPVVGWDEKRQKVKISPIARWTQDDVDAYVAEHGVLTNPLLMDGYTSVGCAPCTRRVLEGEDARAGRWAGRAKTECGLHG
- the cysC gene encoding adenylyl-sulfate kinase, whose product is MTTTGPSATQATHRTLHQTTRSTNQENDVTTGATVWLTGLPSAGKTTIAYELAGRLREEGHLVEVLDGDEIREFISAGLGFSREDRHTNVQRIGFVAELLARNGVKALVPVIAPYTDSRDAVRKRHAENGTAYVEVHVATPVEVCSVRDVKGLYAKQAAGELTGLTGVDDPYEEPETPDLRIESQHQSVQESAASVYALLSGKGLA
- the cysD gene encoding sulfate adenylyltransferase subunit CysD; the protein is MTTTVAAHGEGTGTPYTLSHLDALESEAVHIFREVAGEFERPVILFSGGKDSIVMLHLALKAFAPAAIPFSLLHVDTGHNFPEVLEYRDRVVAAHGLRLHVASVQDYIDRGVLRERPDGTRNPLQTVPLTEKIQSERFDAVFGGGRRDEEKARAKERVFSLRDEFSQWDPRRQRPELWNLYNGRHAPGEHVRVFPLSNWTELDVWQYIAREDIELPQIYFAHEREVFMRGGMWLTGGDWGGPKDGETVEKRQVRYRTVGDMSCTGAVDSDADDIEKVIAEIAASRLTERGATRADDKLSEAAMEDRKREGYF
- a CDS encoding sulfate adenylyltransferase subunit 1 translates to MTTTTSTADLGLAETTLLRFATAGSVDDGKSTLVGRLLHDSKSILTDQLEAVERASVSRGQDAPDLALLTDGLRAEREQGITIDVAYRYFATPKRRFILADTPGHVQYTRNMVTGASTAELTVVLVDARNGVVEQTRRHAAIAALLRVPHVVLAVNKMDLVDYQEPVFAGIAEEFTAYATELGVPEVTAIPISALVGDNVVEPSAHMDWYGGPTVLEHLETVPVAHDLSHCHARLPVQYVIRPQTAEHPDYRGYAGQIAAGTFHVGEEVTVLPSGRTTTISGIDLLGEPVDAAWTTQSVTLLLADDIDVSRGDLIVPTKDAPATTQDVEATVCHVADQPLTVGHRVLLKHGTRTVKAVVKDIPSRLTLDDLSLHPHPGQLVANDIGRVKIRTAEPLPVDSYADSRRTGSFILIDPADGTTLTAGMVGESFASPEPVKDESEDDGWDF
- a CDS encoding aliphatic sulfonate ABC transporter substrate-binding protein is translated as MPANRSTLLRRGIAALAALPLLTLAACGYGSNSDKSDTTKVAAGAKKIDGLDTVKIGYFGNLTHATALVGNQKGFFQKELGATKAKYAIFNAGPSEIEALNSGSIDIGWIGPSPAINGYTKSNGTDLKIIGGSASGGVKLVVDPKKIKSLADVKGKKIATPQLGNTQDVAFLNWIADQGWKVDAQSGKGDVTVVRTDNKITPDAFKAGSVDGAWVPEPTASKLVAEGGKVLLDESTLWPDKKFVITNIIVSQKFLKEHPKVVEAVLKGSVETNKWINANPDAAKASANKQLAADSGKALPDNVLNSAWSSIKFTDDPLASTLNTEAQHAVKAGLLTDPLLKNIYDLTILNKVLKADGQSPVDAAGLGSS
- a CDS encoding ABC transporter ATP-binding protein; this encodes MATTTTLAKADESVEYAARLEHVSKSFATPGGQQLVLDDITLDVAPGEFVTLLGASGCGKSTLLNLVAGLDQPTAGAITTDGRPALMFQEHALFPWLTAGKNIELALKLRGVPKNDRRGKAEELLELVRLKGAYDKRVHELSGGMRQRAALARSLAQESRLLLMDEPFSALDAITRDVLHDELTRIWEETGLSVLFVTHNVREAVRLAQRVILLSSRPGRIAREWEVGIPQPRRIEDAPVAELSLEITDVLRGEIRRHGQH